The Candidatus Eisenbacteria bacterium region GTAGCAGATCTCGTAGTAGTCGGCGTTGTCGGCGAGGAGCGCGAAGTAGTGGATCTTGTTCTGCCCCTCGTGGCGGACCCAATCGCCGGTCACCTTGGCGATCTTGACCGTCTTGCTCTTCCAGCGGAATCGGATCGGCTTCATCCGTCCCGCCGTGAACATGGTGATGACTTCGATGGGATCGTGGATCGACTCGATCATGAAGTAACCGTCGCTTGCCTTGGGAAATGAGTTCGCATGGACCATCAGCCAAGCCTCCGATATGCCAGCCCGAGTAACCCGGTCAGCCTCCCTACGCGGGCGGCAGCGTCTTCAATCCCCAGGGATTGTCGATCGCGATGAGCCAGTTCCCGCCCGCCTGGCGCCGCAGCACGTCGGTGGATTCCCCGGCGAGCGCGATCGGCTTCCCGCCGGGATCCGTTCCGTGGAGACTCCACCGACTCAGGTAGAGCGCGAGATCCCCCGATTCGAAGACGCGCTCCGCCTGAGACACGAGCCTGGGTTTCATCGCGATGAATCCTCCGAGTGCGGCGCGAAGCTCGGCCGTACCGCGGGCCGGGGCGCCCTCCGGGGAAAGGAGAACTCCCGAAGGCTCGTAGAGAGCGACCGCGGCGTCCAGGTTACCCGCGTTGATCGCCGCGACGAGCCGGCGGACCGTATCGACTGGACTCTGTGTCATCAGCCAAGCCTCCGGAAAACCCCCACCACCTTGCCCGCGACCCGCACATCGGGATCGGACGGGCGCACCTCGATCGGCTCGTAGTCCTCGTTCTCGGGAATCAGGAGGAGCTTGTCGCGACGCGGGAAGAAGCGCTTCACCGTCGCCTCTTCGCCGATCACCACGACCGCGATCTCTCCGCTCTTGACCGGCGCGTCGTGATGCACGATCGCGATGTCGCCGTCCAGGATCCCCGCGTTCTTCATGCTGTCCCCACGCACGCGGAGAGCGAAATGCTTGCCGGGCCGCACGAACGCGCCGTCTACGATGAGCACGTCCTCCACATTTTCCTCGGCGAGAATCGGCGCGCCGGCGGCCACGCNNNNNNNNNNNNNTGCTCGGGAATGGGGCGGACCGCGGGGATGGATGCTCTCGCGGCGGCGCCTCCCGGAATCGCCTTGAGCCCGATCCCACGCGAGGTCCAGCGATCCCGGTGGATCTTCCCCGCCCGCTCGAGGCGGTCCAGGTAGTAGCGGACCCCGTTGGTCGAGGCGATCCCGAAGGCCTCCCCGATTTCTCGGATCGTGGGCGGCCGTCCCTGCTCGCGAAGCGACCCCGCAATCATGTCCAGGACCGCCTGCTCGCGATCG contains the following coding sequences:
- a CDS encoding DUF4440 domain-containing protein, with amino-acid sequence MTQSPVDTVRRLVAAINAGNLDAAVALYEPSGVLLSPEGAPARGTAELRAALGGFIAMKPRLVSQAERVFESGDLALYLSRWSLHGTDPGGKPIALAGESTDVLRRQAGGNWLIAIDNPWGLKTLPPA